In one window of Brevibacillus laterosporus LMG 15441 DNA:
- the ytaF gene encoding sporulation membrane protein YtaF, which translates to MNWLLILGFAVSSSLDNLGVGISYGIRNIRIGFLSNCVIACICFLLSEIGIYFGQLLSAILPGILPVLIGALLLFVIGVRIILLAFPGKKLALAVSSEGRANTKSIKGILENPEEVDLDKSGEIGVGEAFILGIALAANAVTNGLSAGLMGLSPHAISITAAIGSFITVWAGVALGKKVASVRIASFTLGQFGTIISGVMLLVIAANTLL; encoded by the coding sequence ATGAATTGGCTTCTCATACTAGGATTTGCTGTTTCATCGAGTCTCGATAATCTTGGTGTCGGAATATCGTATGGAATACGCAATATTCGGATCGGCTTTCTTTCCAACTGTGTCATTGCTTGTATATGCTTTCTTTTGAGTGAAATTGGGATTTATTTCGGTCAGCTCCTGTCAGCTATATTACCTGGAATACTTCCCGTTCTAATAGGGGCTCTGTTATTATTCGTCATTGGCGTACGGATTATCTTATTGGCATTTCCCGGTAAAAAACTGGCTTTGGCAGTATCAAGCGAAGGTAGAGCGAACACCAAAAGCATCAAGGGCATCCTGGAAAATCCTGAAGAGGTGGACTTAGACAAATCAGGAGAAATTGGTGTGGGGGAAGCGTTTATTTTGGGAATAGCCCTTGCTGCAAATGCTGTTACCAATGGGTTAAGTGCAGGGCTAATGGGCTTATCTCCGCATGCGATTTCGATAACTGCCGCGATAGGTAGCTTCATCACGGTCTGGGCAGGAGTTGCCTTAGGAAAAAAAGTAGCATCAGTTCGGATTGCTTCTTTTACCTTAGGTCAATTCGGCACCATCATAAGTGGAGTGATGCTTTTGGTGATCGCGGCTAACACTTTGTTGTAG
- a CDS encoding helix-turn-helix domain-containing protein — protein MPTIGLRIKALRKQKKWTQQELAARVNVSSQVISNWERSYTNPNHDDISRLAEALEVSADCILFDNRRPGLVKETASPYSAFEALFLSELDKLSEEDKQKALEHVRFLAYLAEQKQKNHDE, from the coding sequence ATGCCAACGATCGGACTACGAATCAAAGCTCTACGAAAACAGAAGAAGTGGACGCAGCAGGAGTTGGCTGCACGTGTAAATGTTTCATCACAAGTGATTTCTAACTGGGAAAGATCCTATACAAATCCCAATCATGATGATATTTCCCGTCTAGCAGAAGCGCTGGAGGTATCTGCGGATTGCATTCTTTTTGACAACAGACGCCCCGGTCTAGTCAAAGAAACGGCCAGCCCTTATTCTGCATTTGAAGCACTATTTCTATCTGAATTGGATAAGCTTTCGGAAGAGGATAAACAAAAAGCACTAGAGCATGTCCGTTTTCTAGCATATCTAGCAGAACAAAAACAGAAAAATCATGACGAGTAG
- a CDS encoding winged helix-turn-helix transcriptional regulator — translation MVEPIVLTKGTPGEICPIAKTLDIIGTKWTFLIIRDLLIQGTMRFSDLIKSTDGISPKTLSLRLKELEIQGIVVRKVYPEVPPRVEYTLTDKGKQLEGIFIELKRFGLTL, via the coding sequence ATGGTAGAGCCTATTGTACTAACGAAGGGAACGCCAGGAGAAATCTGTCCCATTGCCAAAACACTCGACATAATTGGTACGAAATGGACTTTTTTAATCATTCGAGATCTGCTTATTCAGGGAACGATGAGATTTAGCGATCTTATCAAATCAACGGATGGCATTAGTCCCAAAACATTATCGCTTCGTCTCAAGGAACTGGAGATACAAGGGATAGTGGTAAGAAAGGTGTACCCAGAAGTTCCTCCACGTGTGGAATATACGCTAACGGATAAAGGGAAACAATTAGAAGGCATTTTCATTGAGCTGAAGCGATTTGGATTAACTCTGTAA
- a CDS encoding SDR family oxidoreductase, translating to MLKGKKVVVIGGSSGIGLETAKLALAEGADVVIASRSEEKLQKAKTKLGGKVTTYTLDITQEKQVQSFFQQIGTLDHLVITAAETSGGSFLEMDVDQARQLFDHKFWGQYYAAKYGTPHIATNGSITLFSGVVAYKSMIGSATLGAVNAAVSNLGQTLALELSPVRVNIVSPGIIDTPSRSKMPQEARNSFYEAVASKLPVKRIGQPVDVAQGVMYLLHNDFVTGTTLHIEGGHILL from the coding sequence ATGTTGAAAGGTAAAAAAGTTGTGGTTATTGGCGGAAGCTCTGGAATAGGATTAGAAACGGCTAAGCTAGCGCTAGCAGAAGGAGCTGATGTTGTCATTGCCAGCCGTTCTGAGGAGAAGCTACAGAAGGCTAAAACAAAGCTGGGCGGTAAGGTAACAACCTATACGCTGGATATTACCCAAGAGAAGCAGGTTCAATCCTTTTTCCAGCAGATAGGTACGCTTGACCATTTAGTCATTACTGCTGCTGAAACCTCTGGAGGTTCATTTCTTGAAATGGACGTAGATCAAGCACGGCAGTTGTTTGATCATAAATTTTGGGGGCAATACTACGCCGCTAAATATGGAACACCTCACATAGCCACAAATGGTTCCATCACCTTATTTTCCGGAGTGGTTGCCTATAAATCTATGATTGGATCGGCTACCCTTGGAGCTGTTAACGCAGCCGTTTCCAATCTAGGGCAAACGTTAGCCTTAGAATTATCACCTGTGCGTGTGAATATCGTCTCTCCAGGTATCATTGATACGCCGTCACGCAGTAAAATGCCTCAAGAAGCACGAAATAGCTTTTATGAAGCTGTGGCAAGCAAGCTCCCAGTCAAACGGATCGGTCAACCAGTAGATGTAGCACAGGGAGTGATGTATTTGCTCCACAATGATTTTGTTACGGGGACCACTTTGCATATTGAAGGCGGACATATTCTTCTATAA
- a CDS encoding EamA family transporter, producing the protein MFRYSFLVLAGACSIGVLAIFVKFAYQMGFTLGEVIGSQYVTGWLLLLVLTLLFFRQSVPLKKAIALFFAGTSASFTGICYYAALQTIPASIGIVLLFQFVWIGIIIEAISTRTLPSKEKMISVLFLLAGTALSGGLLEQSIQSLEISGILLGLLSAVSFACYLFVSGKVAVEVPPFPRSVFLIAGALALILIVFPPTFLYDGALEKGLWKYALALGTFSIVIPSIAFSIGIPKIGSGLATILATAELPVTVILSVLILKEAVSASQWIGVGFIFIGIALPQLAHFTARARSSM; encoded by the coding sequence TTGTTTCGTTATTCCTTTTTAGTGTTAGCAGGAGCTTGTAGCATTGGGGTATTAGCCATATTTGTAAAGTTTGCCTATCAGATGGGCTTTACACTAGGCGAGGTAATTGGCAGCCAATATGTAACCGGCTGGCTCTTATTGCTTGTCCTGACCTTATTATTTTTTCGCCAGAGCGTTCCACTGAAAAAAGCGATTGCGTTATTTTTTGCGGGTACATCAGCCAGCTTCACCGGCATTTGTTATTATGCTGCATTGCAAACCATCCCCGCTTCTATCGGCATTGTTTTGCTTTTTCAATTTGTCTGGATCGGCATCATTATTGAAGCCATCTCTACCAGGACCTTACCGTCAAAAGAAAAAATGATTTCTGTGCTATTCTTGCTAGCCGGTACTGCTCTTTCCGGCGGCTTACTGGAGCAATCCATTCAAAGTCTGGAAATAAGCGGTATCCTCCTTGGATTATTGTCTGCCGTTTCTTTTGCTTGTTATCTGTTTGTAAGCGGAAAAGTAGCCGTGGAGGTTCCGCCTTTTCCTCGAAGTGTATTCCTGATAGCTGGCGCATTAGCGCTTATACTCATCGTTTTCCCGCCAACCTTTCTCTACGACGGAGCGTTGGAAAAAGGTCTATGGAAATATGCACTAGCCTTAGGAACCTTTAGTATTGTGATTCCTTCGATTGCTTTTTCCATCGGGATTCCAAAAATCGGCTCGGGACTGGCTACGATTTTAGCGACAGCCGAATTACCCGTTACCGTTATTTTATCTGTGCTGATTTTAAAAGAAGCGGTCTCTGCATCACAATGGATAGGCGTGGGCTTTATTTTTATCGGCATTGCCCTTCCACAGCTAGCTCACTTTACAGCTCGTGCCAGATCAAGCATGTAA
- a CDS encoding pyridoxal phosphate-dependent aminotransferase: MARTYIQTLPEDAFSFIEEQLQRQTRPVINLAIGNPDGSPNPELMEKLKEYISNSSYHGYGDFTPDVGKKLKKAAAAYYARRFKVSLCDETEVLDVLGTKEGIYYLLSALLDEGDSVLVPSPSYSVYTNCLHLVGGVPIYFPCEKETFIPDLSQISQEDLQKAKVMVLCSPGNPTATVLSKEFLAEAIALAKEFNFVIIHDLAYAEISYDGAEVPSILSLPGGRDVAVELYSLSKSCNVAGWRIGFAVGNKHVLQGLRTMKFNVDFGMFLPFQCVAIDALEQMEYYASEQMKRYQERMDYFVPELQKLGWEVKKSPASFFLWTKIPREYEEMGDRNFVSYLLDQAGILLSPGSGFGAGGTGYVRIALVKDIEVLQEVIARLQRLKVSAAT, encoded by the coding sequence ATGGCAAGAACCTATATCCAAACCCTGCCAGAGGATGCATTTAGCTTTATTGAGGAGCAATTACAAAGGCAAACACGCCCTGTTATTAACTTAGCCATCGGGAATCCAGATGGTTCCCCCAATCCAGAATTGATGGAAAAGCTGAAGGAATATATCTCAAATTCCAGTTATCATGGCTATGGTGATTTTACTCCAGACGTCGGGAAAAAGCTAAAAAAGGCGGCTGCCGCTTATTACGCACGCCGATTCAAAGTCAGCTTATGTGATGAAACAGAGGTTTTAGATGTATTGGGGACAAAAGAAGGAATTTATTATCTACTGTCTGCTCTATTAGATGAAGGAGACAGCGTCCTCGTCCCCTCCCCTTCTTACAGCGTTTATACGAATTGTTTACATTTAGTAGGCGGAGTTCCTATTTATTTTCCATGTGAAAAAGAAACCTTTATACCAGATTTATCACAGATCTCTCAGGAAGATTTGCAAAAAGCCAAGGTGATGGTCCTTTGCTCACCTGGGAATCCAACAGCAACTGTGTTATCGAAAGAGTTTTTGGCAGAAGCCATTGCTCTGGCAAAGGAATTTAATTTTGTGATCATCCATGATTTAGCCTATGCTGAAATCTCTTATGATGGTGCTGAGGTTCCTAGTATTCTTTCTTTACCGGGAGGCAGGGATGTCGCTGTTGAGCTATATAGCTTAAGTAAATCTTGCAATGTAGCAGGATGGCGTATTGGCTTTGCTGTAGGAAATAAACACGTATTGCAGGGGCTGCGAACTATGAAATTCAATGTTGATTTTGGAATGTTCCTACCCTTCCAATGTGTGGCCATAGATGCGCTGGAGCAGATGGAATACTACGCATCTGAGCAGATGAAACGCTATCAGGAGCGCATGGATTATTTTGTCCCAGAGCTGCAAAAGTTAGGCTGGGAGGTTAAAAAGTCACCTGCATCCTTCTTTCTTTGGACAAAGATTCCTCGCGAGTATGAAGAAATGGGCGATCGGAATTTCGTAAGCTATCTCTTAGACCAAGCAGGCATTCTCCTTTCACCCGGCAGTGGATTTGGTGCTGGCGGTACAGGATATGTGCGTATTGCACTGGTTAAGGACATCGAGGTGCTACAAGAGGTAATTGCACGTCTGCAACGGCTAAAAGTAAGCGCAGCAACATAA
- a CDS encoding aspartyl-phosphate phosphatase Spo0E family protein, whose translation MKFSAPIKSSNPLSGKRIQSYQTEDELHTDTENLRKKLVELVCKEGTFSSLAVLEMSQQLDEYIVHMQKRIKSYKH comes from the coding sequence GTGAAATTCTCTGCTCCTATCAAATCTAGTAATCCCTTATCAGGGAAACGTATTCAAAGCTATCAGACTGAAGATGAGCTCCACACGGATACGGAGAATCTCAGGAAAAAATTAGTCGAGCTTGTTTGCAAAGAAGGTACTTTCTCAAGCCTCGCAGTGTTAGAGATGAGCCAACAGCTAGATGAGTATATTGTCCATATGCAAAAAAGGATAAAATCCTATAAACACTAA